From the genome of Cryptomeria japonica unplaced genomic scaffold, Sugi_1.0 HiC_scaffold_402, whole genome shotgun sequence, one region includes:
- the LOC131067249 gene encoding uncharacterized protein LOC131067249, giving the protein MPPSALSHLISQQIEYPMLFQLQNTITGHISHCGVLEFVAEEGIIYMPLWMMENMLLQPGDAAKLKHTTLPKGTCLKLQPHTKKFLDISNPKAFLEVSLRNFSCLTTGDTIKLDYNNTIYCINIVETKPESAISVFDTDLEVDFAPPLDYKERERLPLNPANICTTTSSARTTTENTTSTEHEEKSQCRFTAFTGVGRRLDGKPLSPKSPKIKSARSRSPSRAPIRKPGKLVFGGNTVQTHALFPMESGKVAAQKSEKQSEEADKFQPFTGKKYSLKD; this is encoded by the coding sequence ATGCCTCCTTCTGCCCTTTCTCATCTGATATCTCAACAAATAGAGTATCCAATGCTTTTCCAGCTTCAGAATACCATCACAGGTCACATCTCACACTGTGGAGTACTTGAATTCGTGGCTGAGGAGGGTATAATTTATATGCCGCTTTGGATGATGGAAAATATGCTTCTACAACCAGGAGATGCAGCCAAATTGAAGCATACCACTCTTCCAAAGGGAACATGTTTGAAATTGCAACCCCACACAAAAAAATTCTTAGACATATCCAACCCAAAAGCTTTCTTGGAGGTTTCTCTGAGGAACTTCTCTTGTTTAACAACAGGGGATACCATTAAGTTAGATTACAACAACACCATATATTGTATAAATATAGTTGAAACAAAACCTGAATCTGCCATAAGTGTGTTTGACACAGATCTGGAAGTAGACTTTGCTCCTCCTCTTGATTACAAAGAACGTGAAAGGTTGCCATTAAATCCTGCTAATATCTGCACTACCACATCTAGTGCAAGAACAACAACAGAAAATACTACATCTACAGAGCATGAAGAAAAATCTCAATGCAGATTTACTGCTTTCACTGGAGTTGGAAGGCGTCTGGATGGAAAACCTCTATCACCCAAAAGTCCGAAAATTAAATCAGCAAGGTCAAGATCCCCTTCAAGAGCTCCAATACGTAAACCAGGTAAGCTTGTATTTGGTGGCAACACCGTTCAAACCCATGCACTTTTTCCTATGGAATCTGGAAAGGTCGCGGCACagaaaagtgaaaagcaaagtgAAGAAGCTGATAAATTCCAACCTTTTACTGGCAAAAAGTATTCTTTAAAAGATTGA